From the genome of Adhaeribacter pallidiroseus:
ATCGGGCGGGTTGGTTTCCAGTTGCGCCTGGACCGTATAATTTAAAAACAGGGAAATAAATAAAAGCAATACCTTGCGCTTCGGCGAAAAAAGCAACGTACTAGTATGCATAAAAAAAGGATTGAGTAAGTTTAAAATTTTAAAATTATCGGGATATTGGCGACAGTTCTTCCTCGAAATCAGGATTAAGTACTACTTGTCCCGAAACAGGAAAGCCGCAAGCGGAAGATAATATTTTATTTCTATTTTACAGAATGGCCGTATTTTGCCCGGCGTAAGAAAGAAGACATGGTATTGGATGTTAAATTTTTTAAAAAATTAATTTACGGCATAAAAGTATTTGATTGCATCAACCCAGCACATAAGTAGTTCAACTTAATTTTATCCGGAACCTTAAAAAACAAGTATTTTTAAATTTTTAGAATAAATATGGCTCACCCGGTTACTGCGCCTCCTATAACTTCCCGCTTGCTGGCTTGGCTTTGCCAACCCGTCGATAACAGTCCCCTGATTATTTTCCGGTTGTTCTTTGGTTTGTTACTGGCTTTGGAGGCCAGCGGGGCTATTGCCACCGGTTGGGTAAAACATAATTTAATCGATCCCACGGTACAATTACCATTTATCGGTTTTGAATGGCTGCAGCCTTTACCCGGCAACGGCATGTATTTTTACTACGGTTTCATGTCGGTACTCGGGTTGCTCATTATGGTGGGCGCTTATTACCGCGTGAGTTTAGCGGCTTATACCCTTATGTGGTGGGCTACTTACCTGATGCAGAAAGCCAGTTATAACAACCATTATTACTTTATTATTCTGCTTGGTTTTTTAATGCTGCTGGTGCCGGCAAACGCTTACGCTGCCTGGGATGTGCGCCGGAAACCCGGAATAAAATCCTTAACCTGCCCGCGGTGGTGCCTGGCTATTTTTGCCGCCCAAATTGGCCTGGTGTATACCTTTGCCTCCATTGCCAAAATGTACCCCGATTGGGTGCAGGCCATGCCGATTAAACTGTGGTTCAGTGTAAAGGCGCACTACCCTATTATCGGGCCGTGGCTGCAAAACCATCTTTTACAGGTGTTTATCGCTTACGGCGGCATCTTGTTCGATTTACTGATTACCCCCTTTTTACTGTGGCGCCGAACCCGCAAGTGGGCCTTTATTACCTCGCTTTTCTTTCATTTATTTAATTCGGCGGTATTTCAGGTGGGCGTTTTTCCATACATCGCTATTGCGTTATCGGTATTCTTTTTTAATCCCGAAACCGTCCGACGCATATTTTTAAAAAAAAAGCCGCAACTATCCGGAAACGGTAAGTTAAGTCTGCCGGAAACAGAAATTACCCGTACGCCACCTGTTCTTTATTTACTCGCCGTTTATTTTCTAATCCAGTTAATTTTACCAGTGCGGCATTGGTTTATTCTGGGCGACGTGCACTGGACCGAAGAAGGACACCGCATGGCCTGGCAAATGATGATGCGCGCGAAAACCGGCACTATATCCTTTGAAGTGCGCGACCCGGTTACCCATCAAAGCCAAACCGTTTACCCTAACCAATTTCTTACCAGCAAACAAGCCAGCGTTATCGCCGTGCGGCCCGATTTAATCTGGCAGTTTGCGCAATTTTTAAAAAAACACTACCAGCAGCAAGGCTACCAGCAAGTGCAGGTTTTTGCCCACGCGCAAGCCAGCCTCAACGGTCGGCCGTACCAGCCGTTTATTGATTCTAAAACCGACTTAGCCGCGGTACCCTGGCAGCCTTTTCAACACGCCGACTGGATATTACCTTATACCCCATAAATAAACTTACCCGTACTTGCTTACGCGCTCATGAAACCTAACTCTTTTATCTTATCCTGTCTAACTATTGCTTTTACTGTAGCGGCTGCTCCAATTTTCAGTTTTGCTCAAACCATTATAAAATCAGATCCGGTTATCAACCAAATGGTGCAGGAAGTTTCGGCGCAGAACCTGGAAAATACCGTCCGGAAACTGGTCAGCTTCGAAACGCGGCATTCGTTAAGTTCTACTACCGATAAAAAGCGCGGCATTGGCGCTGCCCGGAATTGGGTAGAAAGCGAGTTTCAAAAAGCGGCTGCTGCTTCTAACGGCCGATTAACGGTAACCCAGGATAAGTACGTGATCAAAGCGGATGGGCGCCGGATTCCGGTGGATGTAGAAATGGCGAATGTAATGGCTACTTTAAAAGGTACCGACCCCACCGATAACCGGGTGTTTATTGTTTCGGGACATATTGATAGCCGCAACACCGATGTAATGGATGTAAAAGGCAAAGCCCCGGGCGCGAACGATGATGGTTCGGGCGTAGCCGCCGT
Proteins encoded in this window:
- a CDS encoding HTTM domain-containing protein; the encoded protein is MAHPVTAPPITSRLLAWLCQPVDNSPLIIFRLFFGLLLALEASGAIATGWVKHNLIDPTVQLPFIGFEWLQPLPGNGMYFYYGFMSVLGLLIMVGAYYRVSLAAYTLMWWATYLMQKASYNNHYYFIILLGFLMLLVPANAYAAWDVRRKPGIKSLTCPRWCLAIFAAQIGLVYTFASIAKMYPDWVQAMPIKLWFSVKAHYPIIGPWLQNHLLQVFIAYGGILFDLLITPFLLWRRTRKWAFITSLFFHLFNSAVFQVGVFPYIAIALSVFFFNPETVRRIFLKKKPQLSGNGKLSLPETEITRTPPVLYLLAVYFLIQLILPVRHWFILGDVHWTEEGHRMAWQMMMRAKTGTISFEVRDPVTHQSQTVYPNQFLTSKQASVIAVRPDLIWQFAQFLKKHYQQQGYQQVQVFAHAQASLNGRPYQPFIDSKTDLAAVPWQPFQHADWILPYTP